The Prionailurus bengalensis isolate Pbe53 chromosome E2, Fcat_Pben_1.1_paternal_pri, whole genome shotgun sequence region CACAGTGTGGATCTCGTTCTATGTAGATAAGTTTCCCTTTGAGGACAGATTCTCCCGGAGCCTGAGGCCCAGAATCCACCGTGCACCTGCTAAGGCTGGCCCCTGTCCGTTTGCAGCAGCTGCGGAGATGCTTGTTTGCAGGCTGTTTGAAGCTATGCTCCAGCGCTGTTTCTTCCCCCTGCAGACCGCGGGCCCAGCTGCACCCTGGAATGACCCGCAGGGCTCTGAGGCTCCTGGTGCCTGCACTCCACCCCAGCTGTTGAATAGGATCTCTGGGGGAGAGGCCCCAGGCGGCAGTATCCTTTCTAGGTCGCCGGTGATTCCAGTGTGCAGCCaggcttgagaaccactgctgtgtTCATTAGTGGTCCTTTTTAACTGGGatagagtaggggcacctggctggctcagtcagtggagcatgtgacccttgctctcagggtcttgagtttgagccttacggtggggggtagggggtgtgtggagattccttaaaacaaaatattaaggggggcgcctggatggctcagtcgtttaagcatccgactgttgattttggcctaggtaatgatctcacggttcctgagatggagccctgtctccaggctctgcagtcacagcacagaacctgcttgggattctctctctctctctctctctctctgtctgccctcaaaattaataaacaaacatttttaagaaataaaatcttacaattataaataaaattaactggAATAGAGTGGAAAACATCAGAGTGTAGCAAAGCAGTGACAGTAAGAGTTGTTTTGTGAGGCCTTTGTTCCAGTTACACATGTTTGCGTGAGATTGGGGTCAcactgtaaaatatattttttatcaggAGTTATGGTGAGAAGAGTTTGGAAGCCACTGGTGTAGTCTAgtctcttcattttgcagatggtaaaactgagacccagagaagtgaGCAGAGTCAGCCAAGGTTGCAGGACTAGATGCCAGGCTTTTGTTTCCTGGGTCTTAACCTCCCTGGCCCCTGTTCTTACCCCCTCGGGATCACTCCCAGGTatatctgtccctctctcaggGGTCTTGACTTCTGCAGAGTTTGGGACGCGAGCCTGAGGGAAGAGAGCCAGGTTGGGGGAAGCTCTGGAAGGAGTTGAGAAGACCAGCTGCAGTAAGAAGGAGGAAGGTCAGCTCTCGGGAGGAACCTCCTATTAAAGTTAACAACAGCGAACGTCTGTTGCGCTGCGCGCTCCATGTGCACCAGGTAGTGTCGGGAGTGTTCTACGtggattatgtcatttaatcctcagaactcAGGGAGGGAGGTGCCGTTAACCTGTCGGTTCACAGGTGAGGAAGCACAGGCAGAGGAGTGAGTGAAGCAAACGCTGGAAGAATCAGTGCCAGCACTTGGTGGGCTGGACTGGGGGGTGGCGTGGGGGACCCTGGCCAGCCGGCTCAGCGCGGCGCACTGGGACCCCAGAGGAAGGCGGGATGTGGGCGAGGCCACCCGTGCTGTCTCCCCAGGGGATACATCGGTCCTGGCGGGCGTATATGGACCAGCCGAGGTGAAGGTCAGCAAAGAGATCTTCAACAAGGCCACCCTGGAGGTGATTCTGAGGCCGAAGATTGGGCTGCCTGGTAACTGGACCCAGGGGGATCTCCACCTTCTTCCTCACCACTGTCCCCAGGGTCCCCTCTGCCTACACTTTAGTCTGTCTTTCCTGGCTCCATCTCCCCTTCTTTCTACTAACCTGTTTTCCCCCCatttactcccccccccccccgggtctgGGTTCCATGGGAGGGAACTCCGGGATTTTCCTCCCCCAAGAGGCTCTGTTGCTGGATGCCAGAGGGGGCAGAGATGAAGTGGGTATGGGTCaggccctgcctccttcccactgGGGATCCTCTGTCATCCCTGCAGGGTCCTGCACCAACTCTAGCGGAGCCGGCAGGCCCTTCCCAGAGGGCTTGGGTGGGGCATGTGGAGGAAGGTGAGCCAGATGGAAGGGAAGAGCctgaccaccccaccccacccctgattTCCCTAGGCGTCGCTGAGAAGAGTCGGGAGCGGCTGATCAGGAACACTTGTGAAGCAGTGGTATTGGGAGCGCTGCACCCCCGTACCTCCATTACTGTGGTGCTGCAGGTCGTCAGTGATGCTGGCTCTGTATCCTTCCCCCcaggctgcctcctccaggaagtccttcAGAATCTCTCCCATTGCCTCCCTTGCTGATGCCCACGAGCAAGCCCTGTGTTGACCAGAAGGCCTCCCAATGCTTAACAGGCACCCACTTGAAGAAAAATAGCAAACACAGcttgagtgcttaccatgtgtcaggcacgGTTCTGAGTGCCTTACACATATTAACTCGCTAACTATTCTCAGCACAGGAAATAGGTGCCACTTTAATCCCCATGTTCcaaatggggaaactaaggcatgGCAAGGTTAGCTTTTATCTAGTATTttgcagagccaggatttgagcccAAGTCATCTGCTCCTAGAGCCCAGGGGCCCTGGTAgatggctattatttttttatgtttatttttgagaaacagtgctagcaggagaggggcagagagagagggagacacagaatctgaagcaggctccaggctctgagctgtcagcacagagcccaacacggggctcaaactcaagaactgtgagatcgtgacctgagctgaagtcagtcgcctaactgacggagccacccaggcgcgccagcAGATGGGTATTCTTATGTTCCCATGTTTCATGTGacgaaacaggcccagagaggggaagtcacttgcccagggtcacacagctggaaggCAGCAGAGGCAGGACTCAAGCTGAGGCCTGACTACCTACAAAGCCTGTGCCATTGACCTCCACCCTGACCTTGAGCAGTGCTAGGGGAGTCCTGAGCAGGCAGAGCAGTTGGGTCAGCAGCTCAGCCTAGAAGGATCCCTGGGGTTGGGGCTGAGGACCAGAGATGGGCaactgggtgggggggaggaggggggcaggcccTGTCTCACAGAGGGAAAACCGAAGCCCAGAGGGGAAATAATGGAGGGGCAGATCTGGGCTAACTGATCCTAAAGCTGGACCCTTCCCCACTGTGTGGGGCTGGAGACAGAGACTAGAGGAAACTTGAGGCAGGGCTGGTCGTCTGGCTCCAGGCCCGGGCatgcctcccttctccctctgtcacCTTGCCAGTCTGTCACCTGGTGGTGGCTGCCTCCAGATCCCAGGCTCTGGGCCTGACCCTGCCACTCCCCATGTGACTGTGGAAGGTTTCTCCCCTCCTTGTCCTCAGTTTCCCTGAAGGCGCTTGACACGTGCTTCGGTACAACTCTGTTGAGTATCATTCCGACCCCTGATTGAGGCTGAGAGAGTAAGtcacttgttcaaggtcacatagctgagAAGTGGCAAAGACCGGTCTGGAGCCCAGGGCTACCTGATCCCAAAACCACTTAGAACCACTGTGCCATACTGCCTTCCTGTGATGAGCCTGTGCAGTTGGCCACAAGCCCTGGCAGGGTAGGTGGAACGCAGGCACACTCTGCTGGCCGTCCCTACAGTGGAAATGCTTCTTAACCTCTGCCCGTGGCACTCAGCTCCTGGCCTGTTGCCTGAACGCTGCCTGCATGGCATTGGTGGATGCAGGTGTGCCCATGCGGGCCCTCTTCTGTGGGGTCACCTGTGCTCTGGACTCTGAGGGGACCCTCGTGCTGGACCCCACGGCCAAGCAGGAAAAGGTAGGTGTGAAGGCCAGGGTGGTGAAAGGCTGTGAGCAGATACTCCTCTAGGCCTCGCTTCCCCCACACGCTTGGCTCCTAGCACGTCAGTCCCAGTTGGCAAGCTCTGGTCTGTGCATCGGGGCAAGTGCTAGAATGCCAGCCGGGACCCGTATCTACCTTCAGTGCCAAACTCCAAACATAGGTCCGGCCAGAGCCAGGGTCTCAGACACCCTAAGGATTTCCTTGATTTTGCTTCTCAGTCCCTGCTGTCCTATGCGTGTTGGTTTCATTCTCTGGCCAGCATCTTGCCTGAGGCTGTGACCAGCCCCTAAAGGCCTGTGCTTTTCTTCACTGGCTCAGATTCACAGTGCCCAGGGCTCTGGATATTCCGAATTACTTGCCCAGTACTATGATGGTCGCATTGTGTCAGGAAAGCAGAAGCCACTTGGGGTTGTATCAGGGAATGCACTGCGGGAAGCTGGTTAGGACGGTGTTGGAAGAGCCAAGGGAGCAAACAGGAAGGAGGGCGATACCCAGGGACTAAAAGCCTGTAAGGAGACACTGTCACAGTTGGTTTTGGGTGCACACAAGGCATCCTGGCTTTGCCCTGGCAGCCGATGTCCCCAGAGCCTCCACAGCTACTGTGGGCACTGCCATAGCCACCGCATCCACTTCTATCGGAGCGAGGACAGGATGTGGCTCTCCCTCCTTCGGCCTCCCCGGAGACTACCAGGGACACCTGACGGGCAGGGGAGTCTGGGAAATAGTGTGTCGGCTTCCAGCCCTCGTGGCACAGagctggagagggaggcagggggccagGAGGTACTGGGTAATGACTGGGGGGCATGTGGCTGCCCCTACAGACAGGAGTACTGTGCTTGGAGGCCCCTGTTGGAACCATGTAGGTAGAATCGGGGTGTGGGAAGCGATTCTACAGAAGGAAAGGCCAAGAGCCCTGCCCAGGGAAGCGGGGACGGTGCCTAGACAAGACACCTACACTTGATACACTTGGGGAGTGGTGGCTGTGGGAAGGGCAGGTGCCCTATTTGGCACCAACTGAGACTGTGCCTGGGGGGAGAGTCCAGGTGTCCTACCCCTCGTCTCTAGGAGGCCCGGGCCATCCTGACCTTTGCCCTCGACAGTGTGGAACGGAAGCTGCTGATGTCCACCACCAAGGGGCTCTACTCGGATGCTGAGGTACCAGGGTGGAGATGGGGTGAAGGCCAGATCCTTCCTTGCATCCCCTTTGTTACGTAGAAGGAATTGTCAAACCTTGTAGGCCCAGAACCCCTTGTGGGAATTTTGAAGGAAGCTCCAGTAAtgagtggaaaagagaaaagagcccTGGTTGAGATGGGGAGGTGAGGCATTGAAAGCCCTTCACCTTCCTGCTCAGACCGTGTACACCCAGAGTTCCAGGGCTCTGGTCTCTGAGAGCACAGCCAACCTGGACCTCCCATGAACCGAGGAACATGTGGTCAAGATAGATTCCACAGCTTTCTACACGATTTGGTGTCACAGGGCCTGTGGCTCAGAAATTCTCGAGCTCCAGGCTGAGGCCTCTTCCAGCAATCAGGATGCCTGATCCCATGGTCCACAGTCCTGGAGCTGCACTAATCTGCCCCCTGAAGCCCacaccttctcttttcctctcttcccctctgagAGAGCCTGtgaagtggggaagagaggccCTTGAAATCCTTCCCTCACCACCTGCCTCACCGCGGGGGAGGCAAGAGGTCTGGGATCTCTGGGAACCAGATGGGGTCAGGGCCGGGAGCAGGATGGTCCCAGCACCAACAGGTCTCTCCACCTCCAGCTCCAGCAGTGCCTGGCCGCGGCCCAGGCTGCCTCGCAACACGTCTTCCGCTTCTACCGGGAATCGCTACAGAGACGTTACTCCAAGAGCTGAGGCAAGCCAGGGCAGGGCGCCCCTCCCGCCGCCACCCACTACCTCCATGGAAAATAAACCAGCGGCCTGGCCTCACCTCTCCATCCCTGTGTGCCGGATGAGCTTGCGGGCCTAGAGGCACagacccaccctcccctcccccggaaGGCATTTCCAAACTCAAAACCCATCCCATCCCACCAGCCTGACAGATACCTGTCGGGTACccgctctgtgcagagcctgctaggtaCTGGAGACTCCGCAGTGAATGACCCTCAGGTTCAAGGAGCACTGGGGTGATAGGCAAAGTAAATCAGTGTCTGTCAGATGGTGGTAAATGCTGTGAaaaaagcagggaagaggggttgGGAGAGGCCAAATTTAATACATCAGTCAGGGACGTCTTGATGGAGTATGGGAGACTTCCGAGGGAAGCCCAGGAGGAGGCCTGTGGAAGAGGGAGGATCAGGTTCAGGGTGGCGCTGGTGTGCTGGAGCAGGGCAAGTA contains the following coding sequences:
- the EXOSC5 gene encoding exosome complex component RRP46 → MEGVMQTDAKMRTESGAESSPRGPGCSLRHFACEQNLLSRPDGSASFLQGDTSVLAGVYGPAEVKVSKEIFNKATLEVILRPKIGLPGVAEKSRERLIRNTCEAVVLGALHPRTSITVVLQVVSDAGSLLACCLNAACMALVDAGVPMRALFCGVTCALDSEGTLVLDPTAKQEKEARAILTFALDSVERKLLMSTTKGLYSDAELQQCLAAAQAASQHVFRFYRESLQRRYSKS